A genome region from Proteus vulgaris includes the following:
- a CDS encoding T3SS regulon anti-activator ExsD domain-containing protein yields MIKENKYTPQAHYYDYLALLKKMMATCDRKTVDDLFDLQFSFHSNENIVTACDVNEQQIKILARVLCRESLDSLLQSTWFLRKKYCFVVISKEEVRDVVSFAHSFHAEHPHSTITPADWDKSLKATVNINEHMRLIQAVIKPLFIWWIQHITPQIFMLYDTKRELESQIKQCENIKSFEEKQLSNKSDSFLSLDDINIKLNADKVRLIVIDDLLQQDIQLLLDNWRNEPIFNVKINNTLDYIKKITPNSELIKPLWNILNSIPEHPENCQKLKNWLLERELCLKNDEFLWR; encoded by the coding sequence GTGATCAAAGAAAACAAGTATACCCCACAAGCCCATTATTATGACTATTTAGCTTTACTAAAAAAAATGATGGCAACCTGCGATAGAAAAACTGTAGATGATTTATTTGATCTACAGTTTTCTTTCCATTCAAATGAAAATATTGTCACTGCATGTGATGTTAATGAACAACAAATAAAAATACTAGCTCGTGTTTTATGCCGTGAAAGCTTAGATAGTTTATTACAGTCCACTTGGTTTTTACGAAAAAAATACTGCTTTGTTGTTATATCTAAAGAAGAGGTACGTGATGTTGTTAGTTTTGCGCACTCTTTTCATGCAGAGCACCCACATTCAACAATAACCCCCGCAGATTGGGATAAATCATTAAAAGCGACGGTCAATATCAATGAACATATGCGTTTAATTCAAGCCGTCATAAAACCACTTTTTATTTGGTGGATCCAACATATCACTCCCCAGATTTTCATGCTTTATGACACAAAAAGAGAACTTGAATCTCAAATTAAGCAGTGTGAGAATATTAAGTCATTTGAAGAAAAACAATTATCAAATAAAAGTGATTCTTTTTTATCTTTAGATGATATTAATATTAAGCTTAATGCGGATAAAGTTAGACTAATTGTTATTGATGATTTATTACAACAAGATATCCAATTACTTCTCGATAATTGGAGAAATGAACCTATATTTAACGTTAAAATTAACAATACATTAGATTATATTAAAAAAATAACACCAAATTCTGAATTAATAAAACCATTATGGAATATTTTAAACAGCATTCCTGAACATCCTGAAAACTGTCAAAAACTAAAAAATTGGTTACTAGAAAGAGAACTTTGCTTAAAGAATGATGAATTTTTATGGCGATAA
- the lysS gene encoding lysine--tRNA ligase yields the protein MSQQQQGAEQAPDLNNELQTRREKLSALRDNGNAFPNDFRRDSLSDELHQKYDAMSAEELEAANVEVSIAGRMMTRRIMGKASFATLQDMGGRIQLYVSRDDLPEGIYNEQFKKWDLGDILGARGRVFKTKTGELSVHCTEVRLLTKALRPLPDKFHGLADQETRYRQRYLDLISNEESRKTFKIRSQVMAGIRQFMVNKGFMEVETPMMQTIPGGASARPFITHHNALDIDMYLRIAPELYLKRLVVGGFDRVFEINRNFRNEGVSPRHNPEFTMMELYMAYADYRDLIELTEELFRTLTENVLGSSLVKYGDQEFDFGKPFAKLTMKEAICKYRPETVMADLDDMDKAVAIAQSIGIKIENSWGLGRVQCEIFEEVAESHLIQPTFIIEYPAEVSPLARRNDDNPFITDRFEFFIGGREIGNGFSELNDAQDQAERFEDQVRQKEAGDAEAMFFDHDYITALEHGLPPTAGLGIGIDRMVMLFTDSHTIRDVILFPAMRPNK from the coding sequence ATGTCGCAACAGCAACAAGGTGCGGAGCAGGCACCTGATTTAAATAACGAACTGCAAACACGCCGCGAAAAATTATCCGCTTTACGTGATAATGGTAACGCATTCCCAAATGATTTCCGTAGAGATTCTCTGTCTGACGAGTTACATCAAAAGTATGATGCAATGAGTGCTGAAGAATTAGAAGCAGCAAATGTGGAAGTTTCTATTGCAGGTCGTATGATGACTCGCCGTATTATGGGTAAGGCATCTTTCGCTACATTGCAAGACATGGGTGGCCGTATTCAGCTTTATGTTTCTCGTGATGATTTACCCGAAGGTATCTATAACGAGCAATTTAAAAAATGGGATCTGGGTGATATTTTAGGTGCTCGCGGTCGTGTTTTCAAAACGAAAACGGGCGAATTAAGTGTTCACTGTACAGAAGTGCGTTTATTAACTAAAGCACTGCGCCCATTACCCGATAAATTCCACGGTTTAGCTGACCAAGAAACGCGTTATCGTCAGCGTTATTTAGATCTGATTTCTAATGAAGAATCGCGTAAAACCTTCAAAATCCGTTCACAAGTCATGGCGGGTATCCGTCAATTTATGGTGAATAAAGGTTTTATGGAAGTTGAAACGCCGATGATGCAAACTATCCCTGGTGGAGCAAGTGCTCGTCCGTTTATTACTCACCATAATGCATTAGATATTGATATGTATCTGCGTATTGCACCTGAGTTATATTTAAAACGTTTGGTTGTCGGTGGTTTTGATCGTGTATTCGAAATCAACCGTAACTTCCGTAATGAAGGTGTATCGCCACGTCATAACCCAGAGTTCACTATGATGGAACTTTATATGGCGTATGCAGATTACCGTGATCTGATTGAATTAACTGAAGAATTATTCCGTACATTAACTGAAAATGTACTCGGCTCTTCATTGGTGAAATATGGTGATCAAGAGTTTGATTTTGGTAAACCATTTGCCAAATTAACCATGAAAGAAGCTATCTGCAAATATCGTCCAGAAACCGTAATGGCTGATCTTGATGATATGGATAAAGCGGTTGCTATTGCTCAATCTATTGGTATTAAGATTGAGAACAGCTGGGGCTTAGGTCGTGTTCAGTGTGAAATTTTTGAAGAAGTTGCAGAAAGCCACTTAATTCAACCTACATTCATCATTGAATACCCAGCAGAAGTTTCTCCACTGGCTCGTCGTAACGATGATAATCCATTTATCACTGACCGTTTTGAATTCTTTATTGGTGGTCGTGAGATTGGTAATGGTTTCTCAGAATTAAATGATGCACAAGACCAAGCAGAGCGTTTTGAAGATCAAGTCCGCCAAAAAGAAGCCGGTGATGCAGAAGCCATGTTCTTCGATCATGACTACATCACGGCATTAGAGCATGGCTTACCGCCAACAGCAGGCTTAGGTATTGGTATTGACCGTATGGTAATGTTATTTACTGACAGCCATACAATCCGTGATGTTATTTTATTCCCAGCAATGCGTCCTAATAAATAA
- the prfB gene encoding peptide chain release factor 2 (programmed frameshift) yields the protein MFEINPVKHQIEEVSERTNVLRGYLDYDAKKERLEEVNAELEQPDVWNEPERAQALGKERSSLEAIVETIDQLEQGLEDVSGLLELAVEADDEETFNEAIAELDGLNKKLEQLEFRRMFSGEYDSADCYLDLQAGSGGTEAQDWASMLMRMYLRWAESRGFKTEIIEESDGDVAGLKSATIKIIGEYAYGWLRTETGVHRLVRKSPFDSGGRRHTSFSSAFIYPEVDDNIDIEINPADLRIDVYRASGAGGQHVNKTESAVRITHVPTGLVTQCQNDRSQHKNKDQAMKQMKAKLYELEMQKKNADKQVMEDNKSDIGWGSQIRSYVLDDSRIKDLRTGVETRNTQAVLDGDLDKFIEASLKAGL from the exons ATGTTTGAAATCAACCCTGTAAAACACCAAATTGAAGAAGTCTCTGAAAGAACAAATGTTCTCAGGGGGTATCTT GACTATGATGCCAAGAAAGAGCGTTTAGAAGAAGTTAACGCTGAACTAGAACAGCCAGATGTATGGAATGAGCCAGAAAGGGCACAAGCATTAGGCAAAGAGCGTTCATCTCTTGAGGCTATCGTAGAAACAATCGATCAGTTAGAGCAAGGACTAGAAGACGTTTCTGGTTTACTTGAATTAGCGGTTGAAGCTGATGATGAAGAAACATTTAACGAAGCCATTGCAGAATTAGATGGTTTAAATAAAAAGCTTGAGCAATTAGAATTCCGTCGTATGTTCTCTGGTGAATATGACAGTGCAGATTGCTACCTTGATTTACAAGCGGGTTCTGGTGGTACAGAAGCGCAAGATTGGGCAAGTATGCTGATGCGCATGTACTTACGTTGGGCTGAATCAAGAGGCTTTAAAACAGAAATTATTGAAGAGTCTGACGGTGATGTTGCAGGATTAAAATCAGCGACGATCAAAATTATTGGTGAGTACGCTTATGGTTGGTTACGTACAGAAACAGGTGTTCATCGCCTAGTTCGTAAAAGTCCATTTGACTCAGGTGGCCGCCGCCATACCTCATTTAGTTCAGCCTTTATTTACCCTGAAGTTGATGACAATATTGATATTGAAATCAACCCAGCTGATTTACGTATTGACGTTTACCGTGCTTCAGGGGCGGGTGGACAGCACGTTAACAAAACAGAATCTGCGGTTCGTATTACCCACGTTCCAACAGGTCTTGTCACTCAATGCCAAAACGATCGCTCTCAGCATAAGAACAAAGATCAGGCAATGAAGCAGATGAAAGCGAAGTTATACGAGCTGGAAATGCAGAAGAAAAACGCAGACAAGCAAGTCATGGAAGATAACAAGTCCGATATTGGCTGGGGTAGTCAAATTCGTTCTTATGTTCTTGATGATTCACGTATTAAAGATTTACGTACTGGTGTGGAAACGCGTAATACACAAGCAGTATTAGACGGTGATCTTGATAAATTTATTGAAGCTAGCTTAAAAGCGGGCCTGTGA
- a CDS encoding methyl-accepting chemotaxis protein — protein sequence MQKLRNITIRLMMIIILGTLCVLFGSVSLYSAWSLSQISKGNQSDNQIIKQMAALSQGNDQYFRFTSRLNRLVGEKAEGKNVDFTQAQRAMENMEKQIAYMKSVSPGPMDETVSKELMDVWQALFEQGVKKQMELALNGTIEQYTHHAKNVTPALSRELGNVSEKFNNVANIKIDSTIEEVNQLIEVTQFVIIISAILGGVILILTDRYLVAMLQKPLESIRQHFVKITKGDLSQPLEPFGNNCAGRLIPLLNDMQNNLHEAVSTIRMGSDSIYRGASEIAKGNNDLASRTEEQATALEQTATSMEEITAAVNQNMKHAYQARELAEAASVTVEIGNELAESVVTTMDGISNSASKIADITNVINNIAFQTNILALNASVEAARAGAHGRGFMVVANEVRNLAGDSAKAAKEIEVLIADSTTRVKKGARLVSDMEKTMEDILTGVKQVTSIMKEISIASEEQGKGIGQVSVAITQIDGVTQQNASLVEQVSAAAISLERQTEELQLSVQKFHLAHR from the coding sequence ATGCAGAAACTTCGTAACATTACTATTCGTCTGATGATGATAATCATACTGGGGACTTTATGTGTGTTATTTGGCAGTGTGAGTCTTTATAGCGCATGGTCACTATCACAAATATCTAAAGGCAACCAATCTGATAATCAAATAATAAAACAAATGGCGGCACTCAGTCAGGGAAATGATCAGTATTTTCGATTCACTTCGCGATTAAATCGTCTCGTTGGTGAGAAAGCAGAAGGTAAAAACGTCGATTTTACACAAGCACAACGGGCGATGGAAAATATGGAGAAACAGATTGCATATATGAAATCTGTTTCTCCTGGGCCGATGGATGAAACAGTATCAAAAGAACTAATGGATGTATGGCAAGCGCTTTTTGAACAAGGCGTAAAAAAGCAGATGGAATTAGCACTCAATGGGACTATCGAGCAATATACACATCATGCAAAAAATGTAACTCCAGCATTGAGTCGTGAATTAGGTAATGTGAGTGAAAAGTTTAATAATGTTGCAAATATAAAAATTGATAGCACTATTGAAGAGGTGAATCAGCTTATTGAAGTGACGCAATTTGTTATTATCATTAGCGCCATTTTAGGGGGCGTTATTCTGATCCTCACTGATCGCTATTTAGTTGCAATGTTACAAAAACCACTCGAAAGTATTCGCCAACATTTTGTGAAAATTACAAAAGGTGATCTGAGTCAGCCACTAGAGCCTTTTGGTAATAACTGTGCTGGGCGATTAATACCATTATTAAATGATATGCAAAATAATTTGCATGAAGCAGTAAGTACGATCCGAATGGGAAGTGATAGTATTTATCGTGGTGCATCTGAAATTGCTAAAGGGAATAACGACTTGGCTTCTCGTACCGAAGAGCAAGCAACGGCATTGGAGCAAACAGCAACAAGTATGGAAGAGATAACCGCTGCTGTTAACCAGAATATGAAACATGCTTATCAAGCGAGAGAATTGGCTGAAGCCGCATCAGTGACTGTTGAAATAGGTAATGAATTAGCTGAATCTGTTGTAACGACAATGGATGGGATTTCTAATAGCGCAAGTAAGATTGCAGATATCACCAATGTTATTAACAACATTGCATTTCAAACAAATATACTCGCTTTAAATGCATCGGTAGAAGCGGCAAGGGCAGGAGCACACGGACGAGGATTTATGGTGGTCGCCAATGAAGTCCGTAATTTAGCTGGAGATAGTGCCAAAGCCGCTAAAGAAATTGAAGTCCTTATTGCTGATTCTACAACGCGTGTAAAAAAAGGTGCAAGATTAGTGAGTGACATGGAAAAAACGATGGAAGATATCCTGACAGGCGTTAAACAGGTAACATCAATAATGAAAGAAATCTCTATTGCATCTGAAGAGCAAGGTAAAGGTATTGGTCAAGTGAGTGTGGCTATTACTCAAATAGATGGTGTAACACAACAGAATGCCTCTTTAGTTGAACAAGTTTCAGCGGCAGCTATTTCATTAGAAAGACAAACAGAAGAATTACAGTTATCGGTGCAAAAGTTCCATCTTGCTCATCGTTGA
- a CDS encoding helix-turn-helix transcriptional regulator encodes MNTIQCDKTDRYDCAIQKRSYFYPQYQILENEQKAIFLIRKNALILQNCTDTVTSNENQVLFLQQGSYTIKTQGAEPTDIIYIPLSDDFLRNFMSKYNDILCQIEREDEFSSAFICFQNSPLIQFCSNGFEYLTAQSCPEAFTQLRIEELLILLLSTEQGADLMALLRQLSHRQVDRLKIFMEKNHLKNWKLKQFAREFGMGLTTFKELFNHVYGTSPRTWICERRIIYAHQLLLTTEMSIVDISMESGFSSQSYFTQSYHRRFNMTPSKARNIKSKL; translated from the coding sequence ATGAATACAATACAATGTGACAAAACCGATCGATATGATTGTGCTATTCAAAAAAGATCTTATTTTTATCCGCAATACCAAATACTAGAAAATGAACAAAAAGCGATCTTTCTTATCAGAAAGAATGCACTTATATTGCAAAACTGTACTGACACAGTGACAAGTAACGAAAACCAAGTTCTCTTTCTACAACAAGGTAGCTATACAATAAAAACACAAGGTGCAGAGCCGACTGATATTATTTATATCCCTCTTTCTGATGATTTCTTAAGAAATTTTATGTCTAAGTACAACGATATCTTATGCCAAATTGAAAGAGAGGACGAGTTTTCTAGTGCCTTCATTTGTTTTCAAAACTCACCCCTTATTCAGTTTTGCAGTAATGGCTTTGAATATCTTACGGCTCAATCTTGCCCTGAAGCCTTCACTCAGTTACGTATTGAAGAGCTTTTAATTCTATTGCTTTCAACTGAACAAGGTGCTGACTTAATGGCGTTATTGCGCCAACTTAGCCACCGTCAAGTTGACCGCTTAAAGATTTTTATGGAAAAAAATCATTTAAAAAATTGGAAGCTGAAACAATTTGCTCGTGAATTTGGGATGGGATTAACAACATTTAAAGAACTTTTTAATCATGTTTATGGCACTTCCCCCAGAACATGGATATGTGAAAGACGAATTATTTACGCACACCAACTGTTACTGACCACTGAAATGAGTATTGTCGATATTTCAATGGAATCAGGCTTTTCAAGCCAATCTTACTTTACACAAAGCTATCACCGTCGTTTTAATATGACCCCAAGTAAAGCGAGAAATATCAAATCAAAATTATAA
- a CDS encoding GNAT family N-acetyltransferase, with protein sequence MHLEFKKLSQIDPLHIVELNNHPAVLRQMPLGSPDFDIEKSILWAKAKDSQWDDNGYGPWAFVVDDVFAGWGGLQKEGDDADLALVLHPNFWGIGKIIYAEIIRRAFDEMNIESITILLPHSRKVEKTVSRYGFKPDGEVCFDDICFQRFRLYLDKNRVV encoded by the coding sequence ATGCATTTAGAGTTCAAAAAACTCTCACAAATAGATCCCTTACATATTGTCGAACTCAATAATCATCCTGCGGTTTTACGACAAATGCCTCTGGGGAGCCCTGATTTTGATATCGAAAAAAGTATTTTATGGGCAAAAGCTAAAGATTCTCAGTGGGATGATAATGGATATGGTCCTTGGGCATTTGTTGTTGATGATGTGTTTGCAGGATGGGGGGGACTTCAAAAAGAAGGGGATGATGCAGATCTTGCCTTAGTTCTTCATCCTAATTTTTGGGGAATAGGTAAAATAATTTATGCTGAGATTATTCGTAGAGCATTTGATGAAATGAATATTGAAAGCATCACAATTTTACTTCCTCATTCAAGAAAGGTAGAAAAAACGGTTTCTCGTTATGGATTTAAGCCTGATGGGGAAGTTTGTTTTGACGATATTTGTTTTCAGCGCTTCAGATTATATTTAGATAAAAATAGAGTTGTTTAA
- a CDS encoding DUF2251 domain-containing protein yields the protein MTILVTAQEQIIVGEAHVIESLAPDGVFAAVFEDDRQTGYFYAIDESVDGNPIQDALHIYNVENVTDKNIPSDIKIGWSKDSKKCVLLINGYPHGAFDFEAKNGYCRSGFPPSVGHEWSILGHEWNDAVDDFFR from the coding sequence ATGACAATTTTAGTTACCGCCCAAGAGCAAATTATTGTGGGGGAAGCTCACGTTATTGAAAGCCTAGCTCCTGATGGAGTATTTGCTGCGGTATTTGAAGATGATCGGCAAACTGGTTATTTTTACGCGATTGATGAATCTGTCGATGGTAACCCAATTCAAGATGCTCTCCATATTTATAACGTTGAAAATGTAACAGATAAAAATATTCCTTCTGATATAAAAATAGGTTGGTCAAAAGACAGTAAAAAATGCGTACTTTTAATTAATGGCTATCCGCACGGTGCGTTTGATTTTGAAGCTAAAAATGGATACTGCCGTAGTGGCTTTCCTCCCTCAGTCGGTCACGAGTGGTCTATTTTAGGGCATGAGTGGAATGACGCTGTTGATGACTTTTTTAGATAA
- a CDS encoding NAD(P)H-dependent oxidoreductase has product MSHFKIGIVVGSLRKDSFNKQTAHALIKLFPQEFTCQFIDIGTLPLYNQDDDNHTPSSVIDFKQQIKACQGIIFITPEYNRSIPGVLKNAIDQASRPYGTNAWNNIPTGIIGVSTGNISTAIAQQHLRNSLAFLNMPTLNQPECYLKWYDGMVENGQFSEKTATFMQNWVDAYVAFVKQNNQ; this is encoded by the coding sequence ATGAGTCACTTTAAAATTGGTATCGTTGTCGGTAGTTTAAGAAAAGATTCGTTTAATAAACAAACAGCACATGCCTTAATTAAGTTATTTCCTCAAGAATTTACCTGCCAGTTTATCGATATTGGTACTCTCCCTCTCTATAACCAAGACGATGACAATCACACCCCCTCTTCTGTTATCGATTTTAAACAACAAATAAAAGCGTGCCAAGGCATTATCTTTATCACTCCTGAATATAACCGCTCAATACCTGGTGTGCTTAAAAATGCGATTGACCAAGCCTCTCGCCCTTATGGAACAAATGCTTGGAATAATATCCCCACAGGCATTATCGGTGTTTCAACAGGTAATATTAGTACAGCAATAGCTCAACAACATTTACGTAATTCGTTAGCCTTCTTGAATATGCCAACCCTAAATCAACCAGAATGTTATCTAAAATGGTATGATGGAATGGTTGAGAATGGGCAGTTTTCAGAGAAAACAGCCACTTTTATGCAAAACTGGGTCGATGCCTACGTTGCTTTTGTGAAACAAAATAATCAATAA
- a CDS encoding sigma-S stabilization anti-adapter protein IraP, which yields MDKNLKEIECEIAALKIVIKSLLSTLNDKQRRDMLGNISIVLEDTSNKYPQLNEVINLTEQYVKKLTQA from the coding sequence ATGGATAAAAATTTAAAAGAAATTGAATGCGAAATTGCCGCTCTAAAAATCGTTATCAAATCTTTACTTTCTACACTAAATGACAAACAACGAAGGGATATGCTGGGCAATATATCTATAGTACTTGAGGATACATCGAACAAATACCCCCAGCTCAATGAAGTCATTAACTTAACTGAGCAATATGTGAAGAAGCTTACCCAAGCCTAA